A window of the Brassica oleracea var. oleracea cultivar TO1000 chromosome C1, BOL, whole genome shotgun sequence genome harbors these coding sequences:
- the LOC106325651 gene encoding receptor-like protein 12, whose protein sequence is MHSCCARKIIVWSLCLIFYLSHSILVCGSSPPKHLCRQDQRDALWEFKSEFPLSGMAADEKTQTWRNNSDCCSWDGITCDPKTGNVAELNLWGSSLNGSLRSSSGLFKLQYLHSLNLGSNNLAGILPDFIGDLKYLRVLRLSGCNLFGKLPSSLGNLSDLTVLELDGNGFTGELPVSLGNLKQLTKLLVASSKLSGNFHHALLNLTELTAINLVSNQLEGTLPSNMSSLSKLEYFDIGSNLFSGFVPSSLFMIPSLIHLKLERNHFNSLLEIGNISSPSKLQTLSLGGNRLSGPIPGFISKLVGLSSLDLSFWDTLRDEVDFSTFLHLKSLTFLDISTLNTRSIVDMSLFSHFESLSLLSLSRNTVKFSSTLHLVSPIGSLALASCNISEFPKFLRTQTSLFNLDISQNQIKGKVPAWLWSLPGLTYVDFSLNSFTGFDGPADVFQRNEISMLDISSNSFQVPFPLLPQSMTFLAASDNQFSGEIPTTICELVSLDVLVLSNNNFSGSIPRCFENFNTKLSILHLRNNSLSGKFPEESVSVALISLDVGRNQLSGELPKSLINCTHLEFLNVEDNMFNDTFPFRLRLLPGLQILVLRSNKFHGSLYSPRSSPSFSKLRIIDISKNLFTGALPLDYFAGWSEMSSGVYTPDNKQKRFIGITFLNYRKSVVLANKGSEREFLGSSFSIYKIIDVSGNRFEGDIPKSICLLKELNVLNMSNNAFIGSIPPSFSNLTNLQSLDLSKNRLSGKIPPELGKLTFLAWMNFSYNNLEGPIPQGTQIQTQDSSSFLQNPGLCGAPLHKICSGEEEGTLNQDKEDEEEDQVLSWIAVAIAYVPGVFCGFIVGHILASYRHDWFKGIFRYFS, encoded by the coding sequence ATGCATTCTTGTTGTGCGAGGAAGATAATAGTATGGAGCTTGTGTTTAATATTTTATCTTTCTCACTCAATACTTGTTTGCGGTTCTTCACCTCCTAAGCACTTGTGCCGTCAAGACCAGAGGGATGCTCTTTGGGAGTTCAAGAGTGAGTTCCCACTCAGTGGGATGGCTGCTGACGAGAAGACACAGACCTGGAGAAACAACAGTGATTGCTGTTCTTGGGATGGTATCACTTGTGATCCTAAGACGGGCAATGTTGCTGAGTTAAATCTCTGGGGCAGTTCTCTCAATGGCTCTTTAAGATCTAGTAGTGGTCTGTTTAAACTACAGTATCTTCATAGCCTTAATCTTGGCTCCAATAATCTTGCCGGCATTCTACCAGATTTCATCGGCGACCTCAAATATCTGAGGGTTTTGAGACTTTCTGGATGCAATTTATTTGGAAAGCTTCCTTCTTCGCTTGGAAATCTTTCTGATCTCACTGTTCTTGAACTTGATGGTAATGGTTTCACCGGTGAACTACCAGTTTCACTCGGCAACTTAAAACAACTAACAAAGTTGCTAGTTGCATCGAGCAAGCTCAGTGGGAACTTTCATCATGCGCTACTCAATTTGACCGAGCTCACTGCGATCAACCTTGTTTCCAACCAGCTGGAAGGTACGCTCCCATCTAACATGAGTAGCCTCTCCAAACTGGAGTACTTTGATATTGGTTCGAATTTATTTTCTGGATTTGTTCCGTCGTCTCTTTTCATGATCCCTTCGTTGATCCATCTTAAACTGGAAAGGAATCATTTCAACAGTCTCCTTGAGATTGGGAATATCTCTTCACCATCTAAACTTCAAACTTTAAGCCTTGGAGGAAACAGGCTCAGTGGGCCTATCCCGGGATTTATATCAAAACTAGTCGGTCTCTCTTCTCTCGACCTCTCTTTTTGGGACACTTTGAGGGACGAGGTCGATTTCAGCACCTTCTTGCATCTCAAGTCACTTACGTTCCTTGACATCTCCACTCTTAATACAAGAAGTATAGTCGATATGAGTCTCTTCTCACATTTCGAGTCACTTAGCTTACTAAGTCTTTCACGAAATACTGTGAAGTTCAGTTCAACTCTCCATCTGGTCTCACCCATTGGATCATTGGCTCTAGCCTCCTGCAATATTTCTGAGTTTCCAAAGTTTCTACGAACGCAAACCAGTTTGTTTAACTTGGATATTTCTCAGAATCAAATAAAAGGGAAAGTACCAGCGTGGTTATGGAGTCTCCCAGGATTGACGTATGTAGACTTTTCTCTGAATTCATTTACTGGTTTTGATGGACCAGCGGATGTTTTTCAAAGAAATGAAATATCTATGCTGGATATAAGTTCAAACTCTTTCCAGGTTCCATTTCCTTTGTTACCACAATCTATGACGTTTCTTGCAGCCTCCGATAATCAGTTTTCAGGAGAGATTCCGACAACAATCTGCGAACTGGTTTCTCTTGATGTACTGGTTTTATCCAACAACAACTTCAGCGGTTCTATACCTCGGTGTTTTGAGAATTTCAATACTAAGCTTTCGATCTTGCATCTTCGGAATAACAGCCTCTCTGGAAAATTTCCGGAGGAATCTGTCAGCGTTGCCTTGATTTCACTTGATGTTGGTCGCAACCAGTTATCAGGAGAGCTTCCCAAGTCTCTGATTAATTGCACTCATCTTGAGTTTCTCAACGTTGAAGACAACATGTTCAACGACACGTTTCCATTTCGGTTGAGATTATTGCCTGGTTTGCAAATTCTTGTCCTTCGTTCAAACAAGTTCCATGGGTCACTATATTCTCCAAGGAGTTCTCCGAGTTTCTCCAAACTGCGAATCATTGATATTTCTAAAAATCTCTTCACTGGAGCCTTGCCGTTGGATTACTTTGCTGGTTGGAGTGAAATGTCATCTGGTGTATACACGCCAGATAACAAGCAGAAAAGGTTTATAGGAATAACTTTTTTAAACTATCGTAAGTCGGTGGTTCTGGCTAACAAAGGTTCGGAGAGGGAGTTTCTTGGTAGTAGTTTCAGCATCTACAAAATCATCGATGTCTCAGGAAATAGATTTGAAGGAGATATCCCAAAATCTATTTGTTTACTCAAGGAGTTGAATGTGCTCAACATGTCAAACAACGCTTTCATAGGCAGTATACCACCATCTTTTTCGAACCTGACCAATCTCCAATCACTAGATCTATCTAAAAACAGATTATCCGGCAAAATTCCACCGGAGCTCGGGAAACTAACGTTTCTGGCGTGGATGAACTTCTCTTACAACAACCTCGAAGGTCCAATACCACAAGGCACTCAAATTCAAACCCAGGATAGTTCTTCATTCCTACAGAATCCTGGGCTATGTGGTGCTCCTCTTCATAAGATCTGCAGTGGAGAAGAAGAAGGCACATTAAACCAAGATAAAGAAGATGAAGAAGAAGATCAAGTATTGAGCTGGATTGCAGTTGCAATAGCCTATGTACCTGGTGTATTCTGTGGATTCATTGTCGGCCATATTCTGGCTTCATACAGACATGACTGGTTCAAGGGGATCTTTCGCTATTTTTCTTAA